In Triticum aestivum cultivar Chinese Spring chromosome 5B, IWGSC CS RefSeq v2.1, whole genome shotgun sequence, the following proteins share a genomic window:
- the LOC123113378 gene encoding E3 ubiquitin-protein ligase EL5, with protein MSVTGTSVAAAATMLAAAAAIFITFVVCFYLFLCAKRYRGAAPAIGGGGGGGGADGRGRGPRFVFGGPCHGRGLDETAIVALPRREVAQGDPAADCAVCITELAAGEAARLLPRCGHSFHVECVDMWLRSHSTCPLCRCAVADEAPTVQPPEADPESPIFPTNVLFFGSQDAVATGGTPRQPAAPQPSQGPIAGVAAVVEAARVAALRRLLGCGGGTPPPPPPPPPQAGRDLEMGPAQAGGESSTPRPAKPQPGS; from the coding sequence ATGTCGGTGACGGGGAcatccgtggcggcggcggcgaccatgctggccgcggcggccgccatcttcatcaccttcgtcGTCTGCTTCTACCTCTTCCTCTGCGCCAAGCGCTACCGGGGCGCCGCGCCCgcaatcggcggcggcggcggcggcgggggagcggACGGCAGGGGCCGGGGGCCGCGGTTCGTCTTCGGGGGCCCCTGCCACGGGCGGGGCCTGGACGAGACGGCCATCGTGGCGCTGCCGCGGAGGGAGGTCGCCCAGGGGGACCCCGCGGCCGACTGCGCCGTCTGCAtcacggagctcgccgccggggAGGCCGCGCGCCTGCTGCCGCGGTGCGGCCACTCGTTCCACGTCGAGTGCGTCGACATGTGGCTCCGGTCGCACTCCACCTGCCCGCTCTGCCGGTGCGCCGTCGCCGACGAGGCGCCCACCGTGCAGCCCCCCGAGGCCGATCCGGAGTCGCCCATCTTCCCCACCAATGTGCTCTTCTTCGGCTCCCAGGACGCCGTGGCAACCGGCGGCACACCACGGCAGCCGGCGGCACCGCAGCCATCCCAGGGACCGATCGCCGGCGTCGCGGCCGTGGTCGAGGCGGCGAGAGTAGCGGCCCTCCGGCGGCtgctcggctgcggcggcgggacgcccccgccaccaccaccgccgccgccgcaggcagGCCGCGACCTGGAGATGGGCCCCGCGCAGGCCGGCGGCGAGAGCAGCACGCCGCGGCCGGCGAAACCACAGCCAGGTTCTTGA